The genome window GGATGGTATAAAAGCAGCAGCTAAGAGTGGTCTTAGTACAAAAGAACTTGAAAAAGAGTTATCTAAAAATGTAGGTGAAGAAAGTTTCTATTTAGAAAAAGATAGAGCGTATAGAGATGAAAATGATGTATTTGAACATTATAGTTTGGAAGAAAGAAATGCAAGATTTGGAATTCCACCAGCTACAGTTTATGAAAATATGAAAAATTTAGAAATATATGCTTCAAAATTAAAATCTTTAAAACAAGGTGATGTATTTACTGATAGTATAATAGAGTCATTTAAGATTGGAGCTATAGATAAGTGGCAAAAGAAATTAAAAACTAGAATAATAGAGGATGGAATTCAAAAGATAAGAAGTATTGTCAAGATACATACAAAAGAAAATATGGATGCACTTGACGAGGTAGTTTGGAATTCAATATCAGATTTAAAGTTCAATATTATGAAGGATACTTTAACTAGAGAATCACTATTTACTAGGGTGAAAGAAGCTGTAGAAAATAAAGATTATCAGACTGCCTCAGATTTACAAATAGAGTTAAAGAGAAGTATGGAAGAAATACAACAACTATATATGCAATATAAGAAAAATATATACTAAGATAATAATTTGATTTTGATATGATAAAGGCAATCAAGTATGAGTAAGTACTATGAGTAAATTCTCAAATGTAAAAGCATACTTGATTGCCCTTAGTTTTATGTTTGAAATTTTGTAATAGTACAATTTAGCTGTAATGATTATCTATTAATTCTGATATATAATCAGCAATTTTATCTGGATGAATGACTGTTTTAAATTCCTCTAAATTTTTCTTCATAAAGTTTATTATAGAATCAAATTCATTTGATACTAACTTATAAAATATGTTTTTCAGGTCTAGGTCATCACTATAAATCATGCCAAGCCCCTTATCTATTATAAATTTAGCATTTTCAATCTCTTGTCCAACTTTTGGCATTTTTACGAGTACCGGGGTTTGTGATTGAATGGCTTCAAATATAGTTGCTCCTCCAGGCTTAGTTAGCATTAAGTCACATTCTCTTATTAGGTTATACATGTCATTTACAAATCCAAGTACTTTTATATTTTTTAGAGGTTTTTTATGAGTTAGATTATCGTACAGTTTTTTGTTTTTACCAGTAACTATTGTAATTTCTATAGAATCAATATGTTCTTCAATGAATTCATCTATCCAATGCATAAAATCCTCATCTATATCAAATAGACCTCTTCCTCCACCTAGAAGTAATAATCTATATTTATCAAGACAGAGTTCTTTACTTTCAATTTGAAATCTTTTATCTACAGGAACGCCAGTAACCTTTATGGAGTCTGGATTTATTCCTTTTTGAAAAAATCTATTTTTTATTTCAGGAGAAGGAACAAAATACAAATCTGTATTTTCAAAAACCCATTCCATACTATCTACAACATCTGTTATAACTGTAAGTGTCGGAATATTTATATCAGGGTTCTTTATCTTAAAGTTGTTTACACAAGCAGCAGCTAGTGGAAATGTAGAGATAATCAAATCTGGATTTATATCAGCAATATACTCAGAAAGTTTAGGTGTATATAATTTATGAGATAAATCATGTCTTGAATCAAACGATTTCTTAAAGTAATAATAGTAATTATATAATCCAGGAGTATATTTTGTATTGTTTTCATAAAGTTTTACCATAGGCTTATTCATCATGGGAATACTTGCATTTATAAAGTTTTGTATAACAACATTATAGTTACTATATTTTTCAATAATACATTCTTTGACCGCTTTTGCGGCACTTATATGTCCAGCACCAAATTGAGCAGTTAAGATTAATATTGTTTTATCATCTTTCATTTTAGCCAATTTATCACCACTTTCATAAAATATATCTGATTAGAGTATTATACATTTATAGGAGGATTTAATCAACAAGAATATTTAAAAATAACTATTGTGCAAAACATAGTACTGTGTTATTATGAAAATATAAGAAGTTTTAACATAGTACCTTGTAAAACACAATACTGTGTATTTAAAGAAAGGATGGAGTATATGAACACACAATTTAGAAAGGGTGTTTTAGAAATTTGTGTACTTGCACTAATATCTAAGAAAGATATGTATGGATATGAAATAGTACATAATATCTCTAAAGTGATAGATGTAAATGAAGGAACAATATATCCTATTCTAAGAAGACTTACAAAAGATTTGTATTTCGAAACATATATACTAGAATCTAATGAGGGTCCTGCTAGAAAATACTATAGAATAACTTCATTAGGAAAAGAAAATTTATCCAATCTTATGGAAGAGTGGAGAGAATTTGTAAAGGCTGTTGAAATTTTAATAAGTGAAGATGAGGGAGGTAATGAACTTGAATAAAACTGAGTTTCTTGAAATTTTAAAGGATTATCTAAAAAAAGATTTTTCTGAGAGCGAAGTTAATGATATATTGAGAGATTATGAAGAGTATTTTGTAGATGGTCTTATAGAGGGAAA of Clostridioides sp. ES-S-0054-01 contains these proteins:
- a CDS encoding PadR family transcriptional regulator, encoding MNTQFRKGVLEICVLALISKKDMYGYEIVHNISKVIDVNEGTIYPILRRLTKDLYFETYILESNEGPARKYYRITSLGKENLSNLMEEWREFVKAVEILISEDEGGNELE
- a CDS encoding galactosyldiacylglycerol synthase, yielding MKDDKTILILTAQFGAGHISAAKAVKECIIEKYSNYNVVIQNFINASIPMMNKPMVKLYENNTKYTPGLYNYYYYFKKSFDSRHDLSHKLYTPKLSEYIADINPDLIISTFPLAAACVNNFKIKNPDINIPTLTVITDVVDSMEWVFENTDLYFVPSPEIKNRFFQKGINPDSIKVTGVPVDKRFQIESKELCLDKYRLLLLGGGRGLFDIDEDFMHWIDEFIEEHIDSIEITIVTGKNKKLYDNLTHKKPLKNIKVLGFVNDMYNLIRECDLMLTKPGGATIFEAIQSQTPVLVKMPKVGQEIENAKFIIDKGLGMIYSDDLDLKNIFYKLVSNEFDSIINFMKKNLEEFKTVIHPDKIADYISELIDNHYS